GCCCACTTCACGGTGGTGCGAACGAACAAGTGATGAGGATGCTCATGGAAATCGGCGAAGAAGATAAAGTTGAATCATACATCAGAGAAAAACTTGATAATAAAGAAAAAATCATGGGCTTCGGCCACCGTGTGTACCGTAAAGGGGATCCACGTGCGAAGCATCTACGTGAAATGTCTAAAAAGTTGACAGCTCTTCGTGGTGAAGAGAAATGGTATAATATGTCGCTGAAAATCGAATCAATCGTTACCGGCGAGAAAAATTTACCGCCTAACGTTGATTTCTATTCAGCGTCGGTATATCATTCACTTGGTATCGATCACGATTTATTCACACCTATTTTTGCAGTTTCCCGCTTCTCGGGCTGGACGGCACATATTTTGGAGCAATACTCCAATAATAGACTGATCCGTCCACGTGCGGAATATATCGGACCGGACATGCAAAAATACGTGCCTATCAACGAAAGATAACTTGTGCCTGGTAACAATTCGCCAGAATAACAAGTAATACATCGGGGCGATAGCATTACAATCTGCCCCCTCATCTTGAAATGGAGGAAAGTAAAATGGCAAAAATCACAGTAACTGACGGCGTACTTAACGTTCCAGATCATGCAACGATCCCATTCATCATTGGTGACGGTACAGGTCCCGATATTTGGCATGCAGCTTCACGCGTATTGGAAGCAGCAGTCGAGAAAGCATATGACGGCCAAAAGAAAATCGAATGGAAAGAAGTTCTTGCGGGAGAAAAGGCATTCAACGAAACTGGAGAATGGCTGCCACAAGAAACTCTTGACACAATCGAAGAGTACCTTATCGCTATCAAAGGTCCATTGACGACACCGATCGGTGGAGGTTTCCGTTCTTTGAACGTTGCGCTTCGCCAAGAGTTGGATCTTTACACTTGCTTGCGTCCGGTTCGTTATTTCGAAGGGGTTCCTTCTCCTGTTAAACGTCCAGAAGACTGCGATATGGTCATCTTCCGTGAAAATACAGAAGATATTTATGCTGGTATTGAATACCAAGAAGGCTCTGAAGAAGTTCAGAAGTTGATTTCATTCCTTCAAAACGAAATGGGTGTAAACAAAATCCGTTTCCCGGAAACTTCCGGTATCGGTATCAAACCGGTTTCTGAAGAAGGTACAAAACGCCTTGTACGCGGTGCAATCAACTATGCGCTTAAAGAAGGCCGTAAGTCTGTAACTCTAGTCCACAAAGGAAACATCATGAAATTCACTGAAGGTGCTTTCAAAAACTGGGGTTACGAAGTTGCTGAGCAAGAGTTCGGCGATAAAGTATTCACTTGGAACGAATACGACAAAATCAAAGAAGCGGAAGGGACAGACGCTGCGAACAAAGCGCAAGCTGACGCAGAAGCTGCTGGCAAAATCATCGTAAAAGATGCGATTGCGGATATCTTCCTACAGCAAATCTTGACTCGTCCGAAAGAGTTCGACGTTGTTGCAACGATGAACTTGAACGGCGACTACATCTCCGACGCACTTGCAGCTCAAGTCGGCGGAATTGGAATTGCTCCAGGTGCTAACATCAACTATGTAACTGGACATGCAATTTTCGAAGCAACTCACGGTACAGCTCCGAAATACGCTGGTCTTGATAAAGTGAACCCTTCTTCTGTTCTTCTTTCAGGCGTTATGATGCTTGAGCATATGGGATGGAACGAAGCGGCGAACATGATCACAGCTTCTATCGAGAAAACGATCGCTTCTAAAGTTGTAACTTATGACTTTGCTCGTTTGATGGACGGAGCTACAGAAGTGAAAGCTTCAGAGTTCGCTGATGAATTGATCAAAAACCTATAATATATTTATCAGACCAGGAAGCCTTGAGGCTTCCTGGTCTTTTTAGTGCTAGCCAAGTCGCTTGCCCTTTCCGAGTGAAAATTGATACACTTTCTTTAATACTAATTCCATGCAGGAAAATGAAGGGGGAAGCAAGTTGATATTAGGCAAAAAGAGGCGGATTGGAAGGGCGATCGAAAAAATCGTTGAAGGTGAAAAGCTGAAACTTACCGAAAAAATCGAGGATAAAGATTTGCTGCTCTACCTAGGTTTGACAAATGATTCAAATCCGCTGTACATCCAGCATGATTATGCATCCCAAACCGAATTCGACAAGCCGATTGTGCCGACGATCATGTTGAACGGAATTGTCACATCCGCCATTTCAAAATACTTGCCCGGACCGGGTTCGCACATTACGGAACAGCATTTGCTTTTCCCGAACCCCGTATATCATTATGAAACAATCGATTTCCTATTTGAAGTGATTCGAGTGGAAAAAGAGAGACACTCCATTGTTATAAAGGTGGAGGCGACGAACGAGGATGGACAGTCAGTCATTTCAGGGACTGTGACGGTCATTCCGCCATCCATCCGGGAAAACCTGACATCCTATGCAATGGATAACTTTTGATTTTTCGTTCATTCAATACAAAGACTGTTAGCATCTAAGGGGGACTTGGGCAATCGTGCAGAAAATTTTAATTGTGGACGACGAGCAGCCGATCCGCACGTTGTTGGACTATAATTTGAGACAATCCAATTACGAAACGATTATGGCGGCTGATGGTGAAGAAGCGGTATTGAAAGTGGAAAATGAAAATCCCGATTTGATTTTGCTCGATCTTATGCTTCCAAAAATGGATGGCATAGAGGTATGCAAGGTTTTGAGGCAAAGGAATATTAACACACCGATCATCATGTTGACGGCAAAAGGTGAGGAGCCCGACAAAGTACTTGGGTTGGAAATCGGAGCCGACGATTATATGACAAAACCATTCAGTCCGCGTGAAGTGCTTGCCAGAGTAAAAGCGGTGCTGCGGCGCAGTGGCGAGCGAACTGGCATCAATGGGACAGATTTGCCGGTGCTCCGCTCGGGGCCGCTTACCGTGCATCCGGAGCAGTATGAAGCTTATTTCGGCGACGAAGCATTGGAATTTACGCCAAAAGAATTTGAACTGCTCGTCTATTTCATGCAAAATAAAAACCGTGTGCTCACTCGCGATCAATTGCTGAGCGCAGTTTGGAATTACGACTTTGCCGGAGACACTCGAATCGTCGATGTGCATGTCAGCCATTTACGTGAAAAGATCGAAGAAAATACGAGAAAACCTATTTTCATTAAGACGGTTAGAGGGATCGGATATAAATTCGAGGAGCAAAAATTAAGATGAAAGGTCTATATTCCAGACTTTTCATCGCCTTTGCTGTTATATTTTTGATTCTGTTGACTGGTCTTGGCGTTGTCCTTGGCCAGTTTTTTTATCTGATCGATGATGAAATTACTTTGCATGTTCAGCGGAAGTTTTGGATTTTTCTTATCGCTATTTTAATGATTACCTATTTCCTATCCTTGATTCTAAGCGCCCGTGTTATAAGGCAATACGCAAAACCGACAGATTTAGTGACAAAAACTGCCGAGAAAATCGCGCTTGGCGATTATTTAGCGAGGACCCCGATTGATGAACTCGGGAGTCAAAATGGACTAGGCATCGCAGTAAATCAGATTGCGAGAAATCTACAGGAAACTTCGATACTGCGCGCAATGGAGAAGGAACGCCTAAAAACATTAATTGAAAGTATGGGCAACGGTCTTCTCATGTTCGGGAGGGAAGGCTCCGTCAATATAGTGAATGGTGTATTTGAAAAGACATTCGGATTTAAGCGTGATGAATTGATTGGGAAAACCTTTATGGAAATCGGATTGCCTCAAGGCATTGAGGGGCTGATTGAAGATGTGTTTTTGACGGAACAGGTGCATGAAAGGCAAATCCGGAACGGCCAATCTCATTTCAATGTATATGGTGCGCCTGTCATCGGACGCCATGGAAATTGGCTCGGCATCATTGTTGTAACACACGATATTACGAAACTTGTAAGATTGGAGGAAATCCGCAAAGATTTTGTTGCAAACGTTTCACATGAGCTTCGCACACCAATCACTTCAATTAAAGGCTTTACAGAAACTTTATTGGACGGGGCAATGAATGATCCCGAAACATCAAAAGAATTTCTAGGAATCATCCAAAAGGAAAGTGATCGCTTGCATTTATTAATCAACGATCTTTTGGAGTTGTCGGGAATCGAACGGGAAGGGTTCCAATTGCAACATAGCAAAGTCTTCGTCTCGGATGTCGTTGACAATGCAGTAAGAATTGTTAATGGCTTACTTGAAAGGAAGAATATGCACTTCGAAATAAACATTGATACAGAAATAGTAATTGAAGCGGATTCCGACAGACTTATCCAAGTGATGGTCAACCTGTTGACAAACGCCATCAACTATTCGAAAGAGAATACGACAATTACAATTAATGCATCTCAAACTGCAGATGAAGCCATCATCGAAGTGCGAGATGAAGGGATGGGAATTGATCGAACGGAACTTCCGAGGTTGTTCGAACGATTTTATAGAGTGGACCGTGCGCGAAGCAGGAATTCCGGCGGAACGGGTCTTGGGCTCGCTATCGTCAAACATCTGATTGAGGCGCATGGCGGCAAAGTCACTGTTGACAGTGAATTGGGAGTCGGGACAATATTTACTATATATTTACCAAAGAAATCCGCATAACGCGGATTTTTTTTGAAACCAAATCCAATCTTCTACCGTAAGTACAGTAGGTACATAGATAAAGGGGGAATTCAAATGAGCGCACGCCGTGCATCGGTAGCAGCCGGACTTGTCATTGCTGGAGTAATATTGCTCATCGTAGCATTTACAACGTGGTATACAGTGGACGAATCCGAACAGGCGATTGTTATCACTTTCGGAAAAGCGGATACACCAGTTACGGAATCTGGATTGCATTTTAAACTGCCTTGGCCGATCCAAAATGTTGAGAAACTCTCTAAAGAGACGTTTAGTCTTCAATTCGGTTATAAACAAGATCCGGACGGAACTCTTGTTGCTTACGACAAGGAAACGAAAATGATCACAGGTGATGAATATATTGTACTTGCAGATCTAGTCGTCCAATGGAAAATAACAGATCCGGAGAAATATCTATTTAACTCACAAAATCCAAAGGAAATTCTTCATGATGCGACTTCCGCTTCCATTCGATCGATCATCGGAAGCTCCACAATCGATTCGGCTTTGACGGATGGGAAAGCGGATATCGAAGCAAAAACACGAGATTTATTAACAACGCTCATGACGAATTATGACATTGGCATTTCGATTCAAGGTGTAAAACTACAAGATGTTGAATTGCCGAACGCAGATGTCCGAGCCGCGTTCACAGCAGTAACGGACGCCCGCGAAACGAGAAGCACAAAAATCAATGAAGCGCAGCGATATAAAAACCAACGAACGAACGAAGCAGAAGGTGAAAAAGCCGCCATAAAATCTCGTGCAATTGGACAGAAGACAGCCCGTACAGAGCAAGCGTTAGGAGATGTCGCCCTTTTCAATGATTTGTATGCGGAATACGAAAAAAACAAATCGGTCACCCGAGAGCGGTTAATTATCGAGACGTTGGAGCAAGTACTGCCGAAAGCAAAAATCTATATCATGAATGATGACGGCGAAACGGTAAAATATTTGCCGCTTCAACAACTAGAAAACCAAACACCACCACCTACTAACGACAACTCGGAAGGGGGCGGCAACTAATGTCGAACGACAATAATCCATTCAAAAGCATTGAGGAAAAATTCAAAGAAATGCAAGGTGGAAAACAGAAAAAGACACCAGGCGCGGATAAAGTCATCACTCCGAAAAAACCGTTCAATACGAGGAAATTTGTAAAGACAGCAATTACGTTTACAGTGATTTTTGCATTAGCGGTTATCCTTCTTGCCAATGTCTTTGTTGTAAAAGAAGGAGAGTATCGGGTAGTGCGTCAATTCGGTGAAATTACAAGAATTATAAATGAACCAGGGCTCAATATGAAAATCCCATTCATTCAAACTGTGTCAAGTTTGCCAAAAAATCAAATGAAGCACAATGTTTCCGAAGCTGAAATTACTACGAAAGATAAAAAACGAATCATTATCGACAATTATGCTGTTTGGAAAATTACTGATCCTGCAAAAATGATTTCCAATGCGCGTAATATTATCAATGCTGAAATGCGCATGGAGGAATTCATCTATTCCGTCATACGGAATGAGATGGGGCAATTGAATTACGTAGAAGTTGTCAATGATGAAAACTCATCGCGCGGTAGCCTGAATGATATGGTTACGACGAAAGTAAACCAGTTCCTGGAAGAAGGGAACTTCGGCATCGAGGTGATTGATGTGCGGATGAAACGGATCGATCTTCCGGAAGAAAACGAACATTCCATTTACACGCGGATGATTTCGGAACGCGAATCGACAGCACAGGATTACCTTTCACAAGGGGATGCCGAGAAGAAGAGAATAGAAGCGGAAACGGATAGGGAAGTGCAAGAAATGCTTGCGACTGCGAAAAAAGAGGCCGCTATCATTCATGCAGAAGGGGAAGCGGAAGCTGCCAAAATCTACAATGACGCATTCTCAAAAGATCCCGATTTTTATAGTCTTTACCGCACGCTGCAATCCTATGCACGCACAATCGGAGACGATACGGTAATCATTATGCCAGCCGACTCACCATACGCCAAAATATTGACAGGATACTTGGAATAATAGATAGCGTCATTTTCATTTACTCTTGCCCACGTGGTAAGATAAATGAAGATGACGTTTTAACTTAATCCAGCAAAAGGTTCAAACTGTTATAAGTGGTTGGATGAATGCAGAAATACCATCGATTCAATGAAGTTTAATGCTTGCTGTATTAAGTTAAAGCCTCCGGCGGATGTCACGGATTTTTAAGGGAGTTTATCGAGCAAGCTCGATAAAAATCCGGACGCAATTACGCCGAGGCGTAATTGATTGGACGAAAGAACAAGGGAGTGGACTCATGTGACGAAAAAGAAAATAGTGCTGTTAGATGGAAATAGCTTGGCGTATCGTGCGTTTTTCGCTTTGCCGTTATTGACGAACGATACGGGCATCCATACAAATGCGGTGTACGGATTCACGATGATGCTGCAAAACATTCTGGCGGAAGAAAAGCCGACTCATATGCTCGTCGCCTGGGATGCTGGGAAGACGACGTTCAGGCATTCCACATTCAGTGAGTATAAAGGTGGGCGGCAAAAGACGCCACCTGAGCTATCAGAGCAATTTCCTTATTTGCGGAAGCTGCTAGATGCTTATCAAATCCCGCAATATGAACTGGATCAATACGAAGCGGATGATATTATTGGGACGTTAAGCAAGTCGGGCGACGAGGATGGCGTCGAAGTCGTCATCATTTCAGGTGATAAAGACTTGACGCAACTGGCGAGCGACCATACGACAGTATGCATTACGCGTAAAGGAATTACAGACCTCGAAAAATACACACCAGAGCATGTCATGGAGAAATATGGCATTACACCGCCACAAATCATTGATATGAAAGGTCTCATGGGAGATGCATCCGACAATATTCCAGGCGTGCCGGGCGTAGGTGAGAAAACTGCGCTTAAACTGCTAAAAGAATACGGCACTGTCGAAAACGTTTATGAATCATTGGATTCCGTTTCAGGGAAGAAATTGAAGGAAAACTTGACGGAAAACGAAGAGCAGGCAATGATGAGCAAAAAACTCGCAACGATTGAAGTGAATGCCCCTATTACAATTTCAATAGGTGATTTGATGTATGCGGGTCCCGATGAAGAAAACGTCAAGTCTATTTATGAGGAATTAAAGTTCAAGACGTTGCTTGAAAAAATGGCTCCTCAAACTGAAAGTGGACCAGTAGCAGAAATCGACGTCCAAATCGTCACTGATCCTGAATCGATTGAACTTGCGGATGAGATGGCGATCCATGTTGAAATGATGGATGAAAATTATTTGGCTACGGATGTTACAGGCGTCAGTATGACGGATGGCAAGCAAATAATTTTCATTCCGATTGCTGTCTTGCAACAGTCGGGTCGTTTAAAAGAATGGCTTCGGAATGGCGATAAAAGGAAATTTGCGACCGATTCAAAAGCTGCTTATGCTTCTTTGCTACGCTATGACATAGAAGTGAACGGCTTTGAATTCGATTTACTACTAGCCACCTATATTGCAAATCCATCCTCTTCTTACACAGACGTCGCTTCCGTCGCAAAGGAATTCAATTATTCGGACGTGCAGCCTGATGAAGCGGTTTACGGAAAAGGTGCGAAAAAAGCAGTGCCGGAAGAAAAGGTGCTTGCCGACCATGCCGGCAGAAAGGCCCAAGCTGTATGGAAGCTGAGACCGGTGCTTGAAGAGAAATTACATGAAAATGAACAGTTCGAATTATATCATGAGCTCGAAATGCCACTCGCGAAAATTCTTGGAAAGATGGAATCGACAGGTGTTAAGACCGACTTGGGAATCCTCCAACAAATCGGCCTTCAACTCTCAACGAGATTGACCGAACTTGAATCGATTATTTATGAGATGGCGGGACAACCTTTCAATATTAATTCTCCGAAGCAGTTAGGTGAAATTCTATTCGAGAAAATCGGATTGACACCAATCAAAAAAACGAAGACAGGCTATTCGACTGCGGCAGATGTGTTGGAAAAGCTTGAAAGCGAGCATGAAATTATTAGTTTTATATTGACATACCGTCAGCTCGGAAAGCTGAACTCCACTTATATCGAAGGCTTATCAAAGGAAATCCATGAGGATGGAAAAATCCATACGCGATTCCAGCAGGCATTGACACAAACGGGCCGATTGAGCTCCATCAACCCGAATTTGCAAAACATCCCAATCCGACTTGAGGAAGGCCGGAAAATCCGTGCGGCATTCGTTCCGTCAGAACCGGGCTGGCTCATGTTCGCCGCTGACTATTCGCAGATCGAA
The genomic region above belongs to Sporosarcina sp. Marseille-Q4943 and contains:
- a CDS encoding MaoC/PaaZ C-terminal domain-containing protein, whose protein sequence is MILGKKRRIGRAIEKIVEGEKLKLTEKIEDKDLLLYLGLTNDSNPLYIQHDYASQTEFDKPIVPTIMLNGIVTSAISKYLPGPGSHITEQHLLFPNPVYHYETIDFLFEVIRVEKERHSIVIKVEATNEDGQSVISGTVTVIPPSIRENLTSYAMDNF
- the hflK gene encoding FtsH protease activity modulator HflK gives rise to the protein MSARRASVAAGLVIAGVILLIVAFTTWYTVDESEQAIVITFGKADTPVTESGLHFKLPWPIQNVEKLSKETFSLQFGYKQDPDGTLVAYDKETKMITGDEYIVLADLVVQWKITDPEKYLFNSQNPKEILHDATSASIRSIIGSSTIDSALTDGKADIEAKTRDLLTTLMTNYDIGISIQGVKLQDVELPNADVRAAFTAVTDARETRSTKINEAQRYKNQRTNEAEGEKAAIKSRAIGQKTARTEQALGDVALFNDLYAEYEKNKSVTRERLIIETLEQVLPKAKIYIMNDDGETVKYLPLQQLENQTPPPTNDNSEGGGN
- the hflC gene encoding protease modulator HflC, which translates into the protein MSNDNNPFKSIEEKFKEMQGGKQKKTPGADKVITPKKPFNTRKFVKTAITFTVIFALAVILLANVFVVKEGEYRVVRQFGEITRIINEPGLNMKIPFIQTVSSLPKNQMKHNVSEAEITTKDKKRIIIDNYAVWKITDPAKMISNARNIINAEMRMEEFIYSVIRNEMGQLNYVEVVNDENSSRGSLNDMVTTKVNQFLEEGNFGIEVIDVRMKRIDLPEENEHSIYTRMISERESTAQDYLSQGDAEKKRIEAETDREVQEMLATAKKEAAIIHAEGEAEAAKIYNDAFSKDPDFYSLYRTLQSYARTIGDDTVIIMPADSPYAKILTGYLE
- the polA gene encoding DNA polymerase I, whose protein sequence is MTKKKIVLLDGNSLAYRAFFALPLLTNDTGIHTNAVYGFTMMLQNILAEEKPTHMLVAWDAGKTTFRHSTFSEYKGGRQKTPPELSEQFPYLRKLLDAYQIPQYELDQYEADDIIGTLSKSGDEDGVEVVIISGDKDLTQLASDHTTVCITRKGITDLEKYTPEHVMEKYGITPPQIIDMKGLMGDASDNIPGVPGVGEKTALKLLKEYGTVENVYESLDSVSGKKLKENLTENEEQAMMSKKLATIEVNAPITISIGDLMYAGPDEENVKSIYEELKFKTLLEKMAPQTESGPVAEIDVQIVTDPESIELADEMAIHVEMMDENYLATDVTGVSMTDGKQIIFIPIAVLQQSGRLKEWLRNGDKRKFATDSKAAYASLLRYDIEVNGFEFDLLLATYIANPSSSYTDVASVAKEFNYSDVQPDEAVYGKGAKKAVPEEKVLADHAGRKAQAVWKLRPVLEEKLHENEQFELYHELEMPLAKILGKMESTGVKTDLGILQQIGLQLSTRLTELESIIYEMAGQPFNINSPKQLGEILFEKIGLTPIKKTKTGYSTAADVLEKLESEHEIISFILTYRQLGKLNSTYIEGLSKEIHEDGKIHTRFQQALTQTGRLSSINPNLQNIPIRLEEGRKIRAAFVPSEPGWLMFAADYSQIELRVLAHMSQDEKMISAFREGEDIHTKTAMDVFGVDKDGVSSDMRRTAKAVNFGIVYGISDYGLSQSLNITRKEAGKFIDTYLETFPGVKQYMEDIVSEAKMKGYVVTMMNRRRYLPDITSSNFNLRSFAERTAMNTPIQGTAADIIKKAMIDMDARLTKENMKTRMLLQVHDELIFEAPEEEIEKLKKIVPEVMESALALDVPLKAEWAYGLSWYDTK
- a CDS encoding response regulator transcription factor, with product MVQKILIVDDEQPIRTLLDYNLRQSNYETIMAADGEEAVLKVENENPDLILLDLMLPKMDGIEVCKVLRQRNINTPIIMLTAKGEEPDKVLGLEIGADDYMTKPFSPREVLARVKAVLRRSGERTGINGTDLPVLRSGPLTVHPEQYEAYFGDEALEFTPKEFELLVYFMQNKNRVLTRDQLLSAVWNYDFAGDTRIVDVHVSHLREKIEENTRKPIFIKTVRGIGYKFEEQKLR
- the pnpS gene encoding two-component system histidine kinase PnpS — encoded protein: MKGLYSRLFIAFAVIFLILLTGLGVVLGQFFYLIDDEITLHVQRKFWIFLIAILMITYFLSLILSARVIRQYAKPTDLVTKTAEKIALGDYLARTPIDELGSQNGLGIAVNQIARNLQETSILRAMEKERLKTLIESMGNGLLMFGREGSVNIVNGVFEKTFGFKRDELIGKTFMEIGLPQGIEGLIEDVFLTEQVHERQIRNGQSHFNVYGAPVIGRHGNWLGIIVVTHDITKLVRLEEIRKDFVANVSHELRTPITSIKGFTETLLDGAMNDPETSKEFLGIIQKESDRLHLLINDLLELSGIEREGFQLQHSKVFVSDVVDNAVRIVNGLLERKNMHFEINIDTEIVIEADSDRLIQVMVNLLTNAINYSKENTTITINASQTADEAIIEVRDEGMGIDRTELPRLFERFYRVDRARSRNSGGTGLGLAIVKHLIEAHGGKVTVDSELGVGTIFTIYLPKKSA
- the icd gene encoding NADP-dependent isocitrate dehydrogenase; the encoded protein is MAKITVTDGVLNVPDHATIPFIIGDGTGPDIWHAASRVLEAAVEKAYDGQKKIEWKEVLAGEKAFNETGEWLPQETLDTIEEYLIAIKGPLTTPIGGGFRSLNVALRQELDLYTCLRPVRYFEGVPSPVKRPEDCDMVIFRENTEDIYAGIEYQEGSEEVQKLISFLQNEMGVNKIRFPETSGIGIKPVSEEGTKRLVRGAINYALKEGRKSVTLVHKGNIMKFTEGAFKNWGYEVAEQEFGDKVFTWNEYDKIKEAEGTDAANKAQADAEAAGKIIVKDAIADIFLQQILTRPKEFDVVATMNLNGDYISDALAAQVGGIGIAPGANINYVTGHAIFEATHGTAPKYAGLDKVNPSSVLLSGVMMLEHMGWNEAANMITASIEKTIASKVVTYDFARLMDGATEVKASEFADELIKNL